A stretch of Lentibacillus sp. JNUCC-1 DNA encodes these proteins:
- a CDS encoding ABC transporter permease, giving the protein MTTNWLGKVWRPLIAILLFIGLWEAATRLFAIEKWLLPAPSDIVMEAKSVIPVFMPHVGSTVQLSVAGFLIGTTVGLGVATVLHLMPRVRETFFPFIILSQNMPIIVLAPLLVIWFGFNPLPKLIIITLACFFPIAVSALGGFTQTNRELVHYMKMMGANKAQLFWKLELPHAIPAIFSGLKIAGTYSVMAAVVSEWLGAQKGIGVFMTLAASSFRTSRVFVAIIVAMIISLAFFGLILLLEKFFIRWQQKGENA; this is encoded by the coding sequence ATGACGACAAATTGGCTGGGAAAAGTATGGCGGCCGCTTATAGCGATTCTCCTATTCATTGGGTTATGGGAAGCAGCAACGCGCTTGTTTGCAATTGAGAAATGGCTGCTTCCGGCGCCATCTGATATTGTGATGGAAGCTAAAAGTGTTATACCTGTATTCATGCCGCACGTAGGGTCCACAGTCCAATTATCTGTGGCAGGTTTCCTGATCGGCACAACAGTTGGTTTAGGGGTTGCGACCGTATTGCATTTGATGCCCAGGGTGCGGGAGACATTCTTTCCGTTTATCATTTTATCTCAGAATATGCCCATTATTGTACTTGCACCATTACTCGTCATCTGGTTTGGATTTAATCCATTGCCAAAGCTGATCATCATTACATTGGCATGCTTTTTTCCGATTGCCGTATCTGCATTGGGCGGGTTTACCCAAACCAATCGTGAGCTGGTCCATTATATGAAAATGATGGGCGCCAATAAAGCTCAGTTGTTTTGGAAATTGGAACTGCCGCATGCCATTCCAGCCATATTTTCCGGACTTAAAATCGCAGGCACATATAGTGTCATGGCGGCGGTTGTATCGGAATGGCTCGGCGCCCAGAAAGGCATCGGTGTGTTTATGACACTCGCAGCCTCTTCTTTCCGGACATCTCGCGTGTTTGTGGCCATTATCGTGGCGATGATTATCAGCTTGGCCTTCTTTGGACTTATTTTATTGCTGGAGAAGTTTTTCATCCGGTGGCAGCAGAAGGGAGAAAATGCATAA